The following are from one region of the Vibrio rarus genome:
- a CDS encoding tetratricopeptide repeat protein: MVNNKQVVNQKGINQKLDTLTKPASSTTHKFSRVRWLSQLKPMHLLLMLIAGNLVWGIADKHSFFDFWLSNDQHAYVEFKQGNYTQSAALFEDPTWKAYSRYLSGDFLGAIDLLSSQTHTENKTESTDLATLIIANSYAHTAQFDKASALYNELLNSDVYSEEARNNLTVVKSAIEKIKNTPPTKQDSEKVIDDRKLVDEKPKEGSQKELVISDQVWLKQVRQNPSKFLRQKFQQEYSNEQN; encoded by the coding sequence GTGGTGAATAATAAACAGGTAGTGAATCAAAAGGGAATCAATCAAAAGTTAGATACCCTGACGAAACCAGCCTCTTCGACGACACACAAATTCAGTCGTGTACGTTGGTTATCCCAACTTAAGCCAATGCATCTGTTGCTTATGCTTATTGCAGGTAATTTGGTTTGGGGAATCGCAGATAAGCACTCATTTTTTGATTTTTGGCTATCCAACGATCAGCACGCTTATGTCGAGTTCAAGCAAGGTAACTACACGCAAAGTGCCGCTCTGTTCGAAGACCCAACCTGGAAAGCGTACAGTCGTTATCTTTCTGGTGACTTCCTTGGGGCTATCGACTTGCTCAGTTCGCAAACGCACACTGAAAACAAGACAGAATCGACGGATTTAGCAACGTTAATCATCGCAAACAGCTACGCTCATACCGCGCAATTTGATAAAGCCTCAGCGCTATACAACGAGCTATTAAACAGCGATGTATATTCTGAGGAAGCGAGAAACAACTTAACGGTTGTGAAATCCGCCATTGAGAAGATCAAGAACACACCACCGACAAAACAGGATTCAGAAAAAGTCATTGATGATAGGAAGTTAGTCGACGAAAAACCAAAAGAAGGGAGTCAGAAAGAGCTCGTGATCTCTGACCAAGTTTGGCTAAAACAAGTCAGACAAAACCCGTCTAAGTTTCTAAGACAAAAATTTCAGCAGGAATACAGCAATGAACAGAATTAA